AAtcattgttaaaaatgttgaGAATAACCTTTGAGCtaaaagaaataatgtttaCCGGCACAttgcattttgtctgtgtttatttttgacAGCCGGTGGTTTGATTCATTCTCTAAAGTTTGACCTTAACCTTGAAATGTCAAGTTTATTCTCTCTTAAAATACTCACGTCACATGTTGGAGTTTTTATACTACCAATTACAAAGGGTACCAGTAGTGGTTGCAATTCAATTCCGATAAAAGGGGCCACCACCTGTCCCATACTAAAAGAGATACAAAACAACTACAGGCAAGGCAGTCGCACCATTTCCcgatattttgtgtgtgttttacattgttGTGTGTCCGATGTCACTTTACACATCTGTGATTGCTTATTCGCTTGAACTTTTATCAGACGCaagcacaaagaaaatattttcaactttattgtattttgtaaatccAAACAGATGTCTCGAGTCTACAGAAAGCTTTAACTCAGTTTGTTGCTTTGAAGAAACATCCTCCTCCATCAGTCTTAGTATTTTGGAGAGACCAAACataagcacagacagacagaacacaaaccacactttgctttgttgctttttgtccTGATCTTTTGCAGGTCCGTTATTACGTGCTGTACATCAAACCCAGCCGCATTCATCAGAGGAAGTTTGATGCTACAGGGAACGAAATGGAGCCAAACTTCAGTGACACCAAAAAGGTCAACACTGGCTTCCTCATGTCCTCCTACAGTGGGTTTGAGTTCATTTTTTCACAGTTCCTTTCCTCCACAAATACAATTCTTGTTGGAGTGTTTTGTCCCTGTGTGTAGTTGTAATTTAAGACTCACTTTACACAGTTAGCAGACAGACCCAATAAAGGAACATTTATGATTTGCTGTACCATTGAATCATAATagcaaatgaacaaaaagtCTAATTTGTGAAGAATGACAATGTCACATTTGAAGTGTGTTGATACTTCATGAaaattatttatgaaaacaaattagttaattgaaagatttttttaaatatcagtaaatTCATCTTCCTGTTGCATGTGACTGTGTCCACTAAAATGAATTCTGACCCATTACGTTACTCTGCATGTGACTAAGAAACCCCCCATTTTCATCAGCTGCATCTTCTGTCCTTGCAGAGGTTGAGGCTAAAGGGGAGTCAGACCGTCTGTCTGAGGAGCAGCTGTCAGCGATAGTGAACAAAGCAGAGCTGATGAAAATAACTGAAAAGCACCAGCCTGGTGGCACCTGGGCCTTCTGGTTTCCAGAGTCTGAGATGGACAAAACAGAGCTGGAAACGGGACAGGATGTACGACTGAAGACAAGAGGAAACAGCCCATtcatatgtgagtgtgtattgtCATGGTATTTTTATTGCTGAACTGCTTCCACAACAGATTCTTCTTTCTGATATCACTGCataagatgttttctttcttggttTCATGGTCTTCACATTGTCCCAAAACAAACTCAATTGTCCTAGCAAAATGTGCAGTTTGCTTTTAGATTTGCACCATCACTGCTTCTTCTGTGCCTCTTTGCCCACCAGTGAATATGGcgaataacaaaataacaaaaattcCAGGTGTGCCACAGTATTTGCTGTTTGAGcctgaaagaaaataaagcttAAAATGACCGAAATGTAAAAAGGTTTTCAAAAATCTACTGATCAAATGGTTAGGGTCGGAACTGTAGttgttttacatgaaaacatacGTGAAATGAGTTTGAATAAGACACAAAGCTAAATGAATAGATGATGCAGTCATCGACTAagatagaaataataattttaaatgtcaataaTAATTGTGTCCTTTGCTTCATTGAAATCATTCTTGCAGACCTTAGTTCCGGACTTCGTTATCCAAAATCCCCATATCTTGTACAAATCTCCCACTTTACCAGTGGCCTGACCATCTCattgcctccaccatgcttgaaACATTTTGAGTACTCTAGTCTGCAGCTCTCAAatgttgttctttgttcttctttttcaaacatctgaaatttcataaaaacataatcttCCTCTGTTAGGTGTCAGTGTTCTTTTGTCCATCTGAATATTTTTATTGGTCAGTTGGACatatagctttttttttgcaacactGCATGGAAGGCAAACATCCTAGAATCACCTTTTTACTGGTGATATTGACACTGGTCTTTTGGGGGCACTATTTAACCAAGCTGACACTTGAGGACTGTTTCTCAAACTACACTCTCTAATGTATGTTTTTCTTATGCTCAGTTGGCAGCAGGAGCTTCCTACTCCTCTTTCTATTCTGTCAC
This DNA window, taken from Anabas testudineus chromosome 6, fAnaTes1.2, whole genome shotgun sequence, encodes the following:
- the arpin gene encoding arpin, with the translated sequence MSRIYHNTSLQNKPVHNEKYDRVWSPSTYESGQGVLLEGQLLDVSRHVISDVQNQKVRYYVLYIKPSRIHQRKFDATGNEMEPNFSDTKKVNTGFLMSSYKVEAKGESDRLSEEQLSAIVNKAELMKITEKHQPGGTWAFWFPESEMDKTELETGQDVRLKTRGNSPFIFSLAKVDGGTVTKCNFAGDEKAGASWTDKIMANKAEAGSSQKAGGEGDGAEEDEWED